A region from the Drosophila bipectinata strain 14024-0381.07 chromosome 3R, DbipHiC1v2, whole genome shotgun sequence genome encodes:
- the LOC108127476 gene encoding putative inorganic phosphate cotransporter isoform X1 codes for MEAIEDSTKGVPRLGLRHVQAVLLFIGLCANTILQLNVGVAVVAMTNTTTSVDGEGDIPKYNWSEVEKSYILSSFYWGSALAQFPAGYLCKRFGSKAVLFWGTLGSSLLSALTPHGVYAAGWQAFCAIRLLQGVCQVTWPCIHQHLANWCPEAERTRLGAFAYTGFDCGNVLAMYAAGMIASSSLGWPGISYSAAALGLVWCVLWLLLGASKVTEARFITEAEKCYILGDLQRLERKESRSKKLRIPWKGIFTSAPVYALLCARCADTWGLSTMQQELPAYLSGVLRLDMKSNALFSSLPFLLMWGMCYVYLVIADVLLQKKWLGLTALRKTYTTIALWAPASIMLALGFVGEGHQNVVLLLITLSVGVSSAATIGTELNTMDLSPNYAGILAGIITSFTNVVALLTPLVVGVLVTDAGERGQWQVVFCLVAGVLFAGNVIFMVWGTAVTQPWNEAPELQGELEPEEKPFQLLAQEAADNGVDLRINCKNP; via the exons ATGGAGGCCATCGAAGACTCAACAAAAG GAGTGCCTCGCTTGGGGCTGCGCCACGTGCAGGCGGTTCTGCTGTTCATCGGACTTTGCGCCAACACAATCCTGCAGCTGAAcgtgggcgtggcagtggTGGCCATGACTAACACCACCACGTCCGTCGATGGCGAGGGCGACATCCCC AAATACAACTGGAGCGAGGTGGAGAAGTCCTACATCCTGTCTAGCTTCTACTGGGGCTCTGCGCTGGCCCAGTTCCCCGCCGGCTACTTGTGCAAGCGGTTCGGCTCCAAGGCAGTCCTCTTCTGGGGCACTTTGGGCTCGTCGCTGCTCAGCGCCCTGACGCCTCACGGAGTCTACGCCGCCGGCTGGCAGGCGTTCTGCGCTATCCGGCTGTTGCAGGGCGTGTGCCAGGTCACCTGGCCGTGCATCCACCAGCACCTGGCCAACTGGTGTCCCGAAGCGGAGCGGACACGCCTGGGCGCCTTCGCCTACACCGGGTTCGACTGCGGCAACGTGCTGGCCATGTACGCGGCTGGTATGATAGCCAGCTCGTCCCTCGGCTGGCCGGGAATCAGCTACTCGGCGGCCGCCCTGGGTCTGGTCTGGTGCGTGCTCTGGCTGCTCCTAGGAGCCAGCAAAGTGACCGAGGCCCGGTTCATAACCGAGGCGGAGAAGTGCTACATCCTCGGCGATCTGCAGCGGTTGGAGAGAAAGGAGTCGCGATCCAAGAAGTTGCGGATACCCTGGAAGGGAATCTTCACGTCGGCTCCCGTGTACGCCCTACTATGTGCCCGGTGTGCAGACACCTGGGGCCTGTCCACCATGCAGCAGGAGCTGCCGGCGTACTTGAGCGGCGTCCTCCGGCTGGACATGAAGAGCAATGCGCTCTTCTCCTCCCTGCCCTTCCTCCTGATGTGGGGCATGTGCTACGTTTACTTGGTCATTGCGGATGTGCTGCTGCAGAAGAAGTGGCTCGGGCTGACGGCTCTGAGGAAGACCTACACGACCATAGCGCTGTGGGCGCCGGCTTCCATAATGCTGGCCCTCGGCTTCGTGGGCGAGGGACACCAGAACGTGGTCCTGCTGCTGATAACGCTTAGCGTGGGCGTGAGCAGCGCCGCCACCATCGGCACCGAGCTGAACACCATGGACTTGTCGCCGAACTACGCCGGGATCCTGGCGGGGATCATCACCAGCTTCACCAACGTGGTGGCTCTGCTGACGCCCCTGGTGGTCGGCGTGCTGGTGACCGATGCCGGGGAGCGGGGCCAGTGGCAGGTGGTCTTCTGCCTGGTGGCCGGGGTGCTCTTTGCCGGCAACGTGATCTTCATGGTTTGGGGCACAGCTGTGACCCAGCCGTGGAACGAGGCGCCGGAGCTGCAGGGCGAACTAGAGCCGGAGGAGAAGCCGTTTCAGCTGCTCGCCCAGGAGGCGGCCGACAACGGAGTAGACTTAAGGATAAATTGTAAAAACCCCTGA
- the LOC108127476 gene encoding putative inorganic phosphate cotransporter isoform X2, with the protein MARATSPWKYNWSEVEKSYILSSFYWGSALAQFPAGYLCKRFGSKAVLFWGTLGSSLLSALTPHGVYAAGWQAFCAIRLLQGVCQVTWPCIHQHLANWCPEAERTRLGAFAYTGFDCGNVLAMYAAGMIASSSLGWPGISYSAAALGLVWCVLWLLLGASKVTEARFITEAEKCYILGDLQRLERKESRSKKLRIPWKGIFTSAPVYALLCARCADTWGLSTMQQELPAYLSGVLRLDMKSNALFSSLPFLLMWGMCYVYLVIADVLLQKKWLGLTALRKTYTTIALWAPASIMLALGFVGEGHQNVVLLLITLSVGVSSAATIGTELNTMDLSPNYAGILAGIITSFTNVVALLTPLVVGVLVTDAGERGQWQVVFCLVAGVLFAGNVIFMVWGTAVTQPWNEAPELQGELEPEEKPFQLLAQEAADNGVDLRINCKNP; encoded by the exons ATGGCGAGGGCGACATCCCCGTGG AAATACAACTGGAGCGAGGTGGAGAAGTCCTACATCCTGTCTAGCTTCTACTGGGGCTCTGCGCTGGCCCAGTTCCCCGCCGGCTACTTGTGCAAGCGGTTCGGCTCCAAGGCAGTCCTCTTCTGGGGCACTTTGGGCTCGTCGCTGCTCAGCGCCCTGACGCCTCACGGAGTCTACGCCGCCGGCTGGCAGGCGTTCTGCGCTATCCGGCTGTTGCAGGGCGTGTGCCAGGTCACCTGGCCGTGCATCCACCAGCACCTGGCCAACTGGTGTCCCGAAGCGGAGCGGACACGCCTGGGCGCCTTCGCCTACACCGGGTTCGACTGCGGCAACGTGCTGGCCATGTACGCGGCTGGTATGATAGCCAGCTCGTCCCTCGGCTGGCCGGGAATCAGCTACTCGGCGGCCGCCCTGGGTCTGGTCTGGTGCGTGCTCTGGCTGCTCCTAGGAGCCAGCAAAGTGACCGAGGCCCGGTTCATAACCGAGGCGGAGAAGTGCTACATCCTCGGCGATCTGCAGCGGTTGGAGAGAAAGGAGTCGCGATCCAAGAAGTTGCGGATACCCTGGAAGGGAATCTTCACGTCGGCTCCCGTGTACGCCCTACTATGTGCCCGGTGTGCAGACACCTGGGGCCTGTCCACCATGCAGCAGGAGCTGCCGGCGTACTTGAGCGGCGTCCTCCGGCTGGACATGAAGAGCAATGCGCTCTTCTCCTCCCTGCCCTTCCTCCTGATGTGGGGCATGTGCTACGTTTACTTGGTCATTGCGGATGTGCTGCTGCAGAAGAAGTGGCTCGGGCTGACGGCTCTGAGGAAGACCTACACGACCATAGCGCTGTGGGCGCCGGCTTCCATAATGCTGGCCCTCGGCTTCGTGGGCGAGGGACACCAGAACGTGGTCCTGCTGCTGATAACGCTTAGCGTGGGCGTGAGCAGCGCCGCCACCATCGGCACCGAGCTGAACACCATGGACTTGTCGCCGAACTACGCCGGGATCCTGGCGGGGATCATCACCAGCTTCACCAACGTGGTGGCTCTGCTGACGCCCCTGGTGGTCGGCGTGCTGGTGACCGATGCCGGGGAGCGGGGCCAGTGGCAGGTGGTCTTCTGCCTGGTGGCCGGGGTGCTCTTTGCCGGCAACGTGATCTTCATGGTTTGGGGCACAGCTGTGACCCAGCCGTGGAACGAGGCGCCGGAGCTGCAGGGCGAACTAGAGCCGGAGGAGAAGCCGTTTCAGCTGCTCGCCCAGGAGGCGGCCGACAACGGAGTAGACTTAAGGATAAATTGTAAAAACCCCTGA